One stretch of Candidatus Zixiibacteriota bacterium DNA includes these proteins:
- a CDS encoding DUF3857 domain-containing protein translates to MHESGGFQMKSMRKTFIPLIVIGLLIMSGMISTVFAKQAEPELLAKIKSVGGIDEYPNANYVLVDDQVEIEYNHKGQADYRYYELTRVLTEKGKNMLGERHLYYFKVYDTLTLHKARVIKPDGEVIEVPEDYIKDIVSGATEAMNIYQPDTREIIISFKGLQVGDFIEVEYTDHLFHSPMDGVFDGLNVFQFSEPIIHSRVKITGPEDMPLKYVVRRGEVNFEREKKDGKITYTWWAENQPAIVTEIGMPPVTEIAPTVIYTTVDTWEEISRWWAEVAESKMALSDELRAVIDSLTAGKSKQEIIASVYHYVAQEIRYMGLGTGKKKGFEPKQVVETFETKYGVCRDVAALMVAMLREVDIESEIVLTMVGQKIESEIPHLHFNHAIVAVKDNNGGYYFSDPTVENLPVLFPSYEQEQDVLICTKEGRSLQETPHQPASENLGRISAESELKADGSFKSDVVMVADATYDMIIRSTLKQMPKQQARMMFAQLLQSSLPGASLSYFDTSDPDDLDSAITIKFGYTVSDYGLSADDYLLVKMPLSASNFDILSMFILETAKLPEREHPLRIGLTFGAVEEETLILPDGYDLKSFPENHDLKYDHSAYQTAYTSYAIPEPKAGKLNVQFHKKFLVDSKQFSPEEYQEFLKILQARDKSSRGEIILVKEDS, encoded by the coding sequence ATGCATGAAAGTGGAGGATTTCAGATGAAATCGATGAGAAAGACATTTATCCCCCTTATCGTGATCGGTCTCTTGATCATGTCGGGGATGATCAGTACGGTTTTCGCCAAACAGGCGGAGCCCGAACTTCTCGCAAAGATCAAGTCAGTGGGCGGGATCGATGAGTATCCCAATGCCAATTATGTGCTGGTCGACGACCAGGTCGAAATCGAGTACAATCACAAGGGGCAGGCCGATTACAGGTACTACGAACTTACCCGGGTGCTGACCGAAAAAGGTAAAAATATGCTGGGCGAAAGGCACCTCTACTATTTCAAGGTCTACGATACGCTGACACTGCATAAAGCCCGCGTGATCAAGCCCGACGGGGAAGTGATCGAAGTCCCGGAAGACTATATCAAAGATATAGTCTCGGGCGCGACCGAGGCGATGAATATCTATCAGCCTGACACGCGCGAGATCATCATCAGCTTCAAGGGATTGCAGGTCGGTGATTTCATCGAAGTAGAATATACCGATCACCTGTTTCATTCACCGATGGACGGCGTCTTTGATGGTTTGAATGTGTTCCAGTTTTCGGAACCCATTATCCACAGCCGTGTGAAGATAACCGGTCCGGAAGATATGCCCTTGAAATATGTTGTCCGCAGGGGCGAAGTAAATTTCGAGCGGGAGAAAAAGGACGGCAAAATCACCTACACCTGGTGGGCAGAAAATCAGCCGGCGATCGTGACCGAAATCGGGATGCCCCCGGTAACAGAGATTGCGCCGACAGTGATTTATACCACGGTCGACACCTGGGAGGAAATCTCCCGCTGGTGGGCCGAGGTGGCCGAAAGCAAGATGGCTCTCAGCGACGAGCTCAGGGCAGTTATCGATTCGCTGACCGCCGGCAAATCCAAACAGGAAATCATCGCATCAGTTTATCATTATGTCGCCCAGGAAATCCGCTACATGGGCCTGGGAACCGGCAAGAAGAAGGGATTCGAGCCAAAACAGGTGGTGGAGACATTCGAGACCAAGTACGGCGTCTGCCGTGATGTGGCCGCGCTGATGGTGGCGATGTTGCGCGAGGTGGATATCGAGTCTGAAATCGTTTTGACCATGGTTGGCCAGAAGATCGAATCCGAAATCCCACATCTGCATTTCAATCACGCCATCGTCGCTGTCAAGGATAACAATGGCGGATACTATTTTTCCGACCCGACAGTCGAGAACCTGCCTGTGCTGTTTCCCAGTTACGAGCAGGAGCAGGATGTCCTGATCTGCACCAAAGAAGGGCGTTCGCTTCAGGAAACACCTCATCAACCGGCTTCAGAAAATCTCGGTCGCATATCAGCTGAAAGCGAGTTGAAGGCCGACGGCAGTTTTAAAAGCGATGTGGTTATGGTCGCGGATGCCACTTACGATATGATCATCCGGTCGACTTTGAAGCAGATGCCCAAACAGCAGGCCCGGATGATGTTTGCGCAGTTGTTGCAGAGCTCTCTGCCGGGGGCCAGCCTGTCATATTTCGATACTTCGGATCCCGATGACCTGGACAGCGCAATTACCATCAAATTCGGTTACACCGTTTCAGATTACGGGCTCAGCGCCGATGATTACCTGCTGGTTAAGATGCCTCTTTCGGCCTCCAATTTCGACATCCTCTCGATGTTTATCCTGGAGACCGCCAAGCTTCCCGAACGTGAACACCCGCTCAGGATCGGCCTGACTTTCGGGGCGGTCGAGGAAGAGACATTGATTTTACCGGATGGCTATGATCTCAAATCATTCCCTGAAAACCATGACCTCAAATATGATCATTCAGCCTACCAGACTGCGTACACCAGCTATGCCATTCCGGAACCGAAGGCCGGTAAACTGAATGTGCAGTTTCATAAGAAGTTCTTAGTTGACAGCAAGCAGTTTTCTCCGGAAGAATACCAGGAGTTTTTGAAAATACTGCAGGCCCGCGATAAATCCAGCCGGGGTGAAATCATCCTGGTCAAAGAAGACAGTTGA